A stretch of DNA from Nitrospirota bacterium:
AGAAAAGGCCCCAAGAATAACATACTTCATTGCAGCCTCATTGGAACGTCTCCTGTGCTGAAGAAAACCTGTAAGAATATATATTGACAACGCCATAAGCTCAAGTCCGACGTAAATACTCAACAGGTCAGTGGAGGACGCCATTATCATCATCCCGCTTAATGCAAACAACATCAGGATATAGTATTCACCATGCTCTACCTGTTCAATCTTTATGTAATTTATTGACATGAGGATTGCGAGGAAGGTCGAAAGATAAAAGACCATCTTGAAGAATGTGGCATAAGAATCTACAACAAACATCCTGTCGAAGATGGAGACTGAATTGCCTGCGATTAACCATGTGCTTATTCCTGCAACTATGACAACAAGCAAAGATAAATATCCGATAACACTCTTCTGGTTCTTGTCCAGCAAGAGGTCAAGAAGGATTAGCAGTGATGCGCCGGCAAGGACTATTATCTCCGGCATACTGAATATTATGTTTATCATTTCAAACTTCATTCGTTATCCCAGTTACTACCAATGCTCACCCTCCCCCTAACCCCCTCCCGTCAAGGGAGGGGGATTCTTTATTTATTGCCTAACACCATCCCAACAAAGTAGGGGGATGGTTTTAGGTGTTTCTCCTTATTTCTTACTTCTAACTTCTTACTTCTTGCCTCTGTTTTCTGCTACTTAATCGCTGCGATATTACTGCTCACAGCATTCATCTGATCAAGCAGGTGGCCTACTGACACGTGCATAATATCTAAAAATGGTTTTGAGTTCAATCCTATCCAGAATACGAAAATTGCCAGGCCGACCATGGCAATTATTTCTCTGCCTCCGATATCATGGGCCTCTTTAATGTGGTGATTTGTAATCTCACCGATTGCAAATTTTCTATACATACTAAGAAGGTATACAGCGCCCATAACAGCGCCTATTATTGAGATTGCCGCAATAATACTGTTATATCTGAATGTGCCTGCCAGCACCATAATCTCCCCGATAAATCCATTTGTCCCAGGTATGGCAAGTGATGAAAGCATAAATATGGTAAAGAAAAAGGTGTAAATCGGCACTGCCTTGGAAAGGCCGCCATAGTCGGACAATTCCCTTGTATGTGTCCTCTCATATATAACACCGATACACAGGAACAGTGCGCTTGTGGATATTCCGTGATTAAACATCTGCATGATGCCGCCTTCAATACCCATTGTGTTATATACAAACAGTCCGAGTGTTACAAAACCCATGTGGCTTACACTTGAGTAGGCAACTAGTTTTTTGATGTCCGTTTGTGCAAGTGCAAGGAACCCGCCATAAACTATACCGACAACAGAGAGTATCAATATTGGTGTTGCAAAATATTTAGACGCATCAGGGAACATGGGCATCGGAAATCTTAACATACCATAAGTCCCCATCTTCAATAAGACACCCGCAAGGATAATACTTCCGGCTGTCGGGGCCTGAACGTGGGCATCAGGCAGCCACGTATGGAACGGGAACATCGGTACCTTGATTGCAAATGCAATGAAGAATGCAAGGAATACCCATATCTGAATATTCATTGCATATTTCTGACTCATAAGCGCCATAATATCGAAAGTCTGTCCGCCTGTAAAATAGAGGACAATAATACCGATCAGCATGAAGATACTACCGGCAAGCGTATAAAGAAAAAACTTGATTGCCGCATATATCCTGTCCTTGCCGCCCCATACCCCAATAATAAGGTACATTGGGATAAGCATTGCCTCCCAGAAAAGGTAGAATAGGAAAAAGTCCAGGGCACAGAAGACCCCTATCATGGCAGTCTGCATAACAAGGATGGCTATCATAAACTCCTTGACCTTTTTATCAATAGCCTTCCATGATGCAAGCACACATATCCATCCAAGCAGGGCCGCAAGAAAAACAAACAGTACACTTATGCCGTC
This window harbors:
- a CDS encoding NADH-quinone oxidoreductase subunit M, which produces MDAVHNCTGYPILSLVTFVPLIGAAILLFVKNATAARWIALIFTVVDFLIAIPLVLNFDRTTYQMQFVEHYLWIPSWNITYHLGIDGISVLFVFLAALLGWICVLASWKAIDKKVKEFMIAILVMQTAMIGVFCALDFFLFYLFWEAMLIPMYLIIGVWGGKDRIYAAIKFFLYTLAGSIFMLIGIIVLYFTGGQTFDIMALMSQKYAMNIQIWVFLAFFIAFAIKVPMFPFHTWLPDAHVQAPTAGSIILAGVLLKMGTYGMLRFPMPMFPDASKYFATPILILSVVGIVYGGFLALAQTDIKKLVAYSSVSHMGFVTLGLFVYNTMGIEGGIMQMFNHGISTSALFLCIGVIYERTHTRELSDYGGLSKAVPIYTFFFTIFMLSSLAIPGTNGFIGEIMVLAGTFRYNSIIAAISIIGAVMGAVYLLSMYRKFAIGEITNHHIKEAHDIGGREIIAMVGLAIFVFWIGLNSKPFLDIMHVSVGHLLDQMNAVSSNIAAIK